One Longimicrobium sp. genomic region harbors:
- a CDS encoding BadF/BadG/BcrA/BcrD ATPase family protein codes for MDDTFFAGVDGGGTRTTLVLADAAGRELARAEGPAGLVDPRHPERSAEVIAGLVREAVGGLGPDRVPDALCAGLAGVGNEAERVAVEEALAELGVAGRVRVASDGEIALEGAFGGGAGILLIAGTGSVAYGRAGDGRMERCGGWGMIVGDEGSGYALGREGLKAALRSVDGREPATPLLDRFLDTLGLEHAREIPPWAGRVEKADVAALAREVLEAAELGDAVSMRVVRAQATELAGHVGALASRLAPWPGEVPVVFHGGVLQNPLFASLVAGHLGDAGHPCRVRPPQADAVHGALAYARALVHA; via the coding sequence ATGGACGATACCTTCTTCGCCGGCGTGGACGGCGGCGGCACCCGCACCACCCTGGTCCTGGCCGATGCCGCCGGCCGCGAGCTGGCCCGCGCCGAGGGACCGGCGGGGCTGGTGGACCCCCGCCATCCGGAGCGCAGCGCCGAGGTCATCGCCGGCCTGGTGCGCGAGGCGGTCGGCGGCCTGGGGCCGGACCGGGTGCCCGACGCCCTGTGCGCCGGGCTGGCCGGCGTGGGGAACGAGGCCGAGCGGGTGGCGGTCGAGGAGGCGTTGGCCGAGCTGGGCGTCGCGGGGCGGGTGCGCGTGGCCTCGGACGGCGAGATCGCGCTGGAGGGCGCCTTCGGCGGCGGCGCGGGGATCCTGCTGATCGCCGGGACGGGCTCCGTGGCCTACGGGCGCGCCGGGGACGGGCGGATGGAGCGGTGCGGCGGATGGGGGATGATCGTGGGCGACGAGGGGAGCGGGTACGCCCTGGGCCGCGAGGGGCTGAAGGCGGCGCTGCGGTCGGTGGATGGGCGCGAGCCGGCGACCCCGCTGCTGGACCGCTTTCTCGACACGCTGGGGCTGGAGCACGCGCGCGAGATTCCGCCCTGGGCGGGGCGCGTGGAAAAGGCCGACGTGGCGGCGCTCGCCCGCGAGGTGCTGGAGGCGGCGGAGCTGGGCGATGCCGTTTCGATGCGGGTGGTGCGGGCGCAGGCGACGGAGCTGGCCGGGCACGTGGGCGCGCTCGCCTCGCGCCTGGCGCCCTGGCCGGGCGAGGTGCCGGTCGTCTTTCACGGCGGCGTGCTGCAGAACCCACTGTTCGCCTCCCTCGTCGCTGGCCACCTGGGCGACGCCGGCCACCCCTGCCGGGTGCGCCCGCCCCAGGCCGACGCGGTGCACGGGGCCCTCGCCTACGCCCGCGCCCTCGTTCACGCCTGA
- a CDS encoding DUF4349 domain-containing protein, giving the protein MTIDRKHLVLPLLLALAACGGADSESAVRTGSADLISLEESAPAQGAASSADVALSRGVESGVPQAAPDRARGNGEQVGEVQVLTDPAVTPTTTGTRVDPSIPVAPGSVSLDPMIIRTGTANVQVDSLDQGIAQVRALAARVGGIIGNTSISGGTDQERHASIELRVPSQNFDAALTGLQPIGKVQNVNVTAQDVGEEYADVTARVANARRLEARLLDLLDRRTGRLEEILNLEREVARVREEIERYEGRLRYLRTRASISTLTITLHEPNAVIGTPRGERPIRDAFGIAWRNFVGLIAGLIAATGLLIPLAIVLYGAWRVWNFFRRREAERDAIYRENIRRARASAPDEPAHLP; this is encoded by the coding sequence ATGACGATCGATCGAAAACACCTGGTGCTGCCCCTGCTCCTGGCCCTGGCCGCATGCGGCGGCGCCGACAGCGAGTCCGCCGTCCGGACCGGGAGCGCCGACCTCATCAGCCTGGAGGAGAGTGCGCCGGCGCAAGGCGCCGCATCGTCTGCCGACGTCGCGCTCAGCCGCGGCGTGGAGAGCGGAGTGCCGCAGGCCGCGCCCGATCGCGCCCGCGGGAACGGCGAGCAGGTCGGCGAGGTCCAGGTGCTGACCGACCCCGCCGTCACCCCCACGACCACCGGCACACGGGTGGACCCCAGCATCCCGGTTGCGCCGGGCTCCGTGTCGCTGGACCCCATGATCATCCGCACGGGAACGGCGAACGTGCAGGTGGACTCGCTGGACCAAGGCATCGCGCAGGTGCGCGCGCTGGCGGCACGGGTAGGGGGGATCATCGGCAATACCAGCATCAGCGGCGGAACGGACCAGGAGCGGCACGCCAGCATCGAGCTGCGCGTGCCCAGCCAGAACTTCGACGCCGCGCTCACCGGGCTTCAGCCGATCGGCAAGGTGCAGAACGTGAACGTGACGGCGCAGGACGTGGGCGAGGAGTACGCCGACGTCACCGCCCGCGTGGCGAACGCGCGCCGGCTGGAGGCGCGGCTGCTGGACCTGCTGGACCGGCGCACGGGGAGGCTGGAAGAGATCCTGAACCTGGAGCGCGAGGTGGCGCGCGTCCGCGAAGAGATCGAGCGCTACGAGGGACGCCTTCGCTACCTGCGCACCCGCGCCTCCATCAGCACCCTCACCATCACGCTGCACGAGCCCAACGCTGTGATCGGAACCCCGCGCGGCGAGCGGCCCATCCGCGACGCGTTCGGGATCGCGTGGCGCAACTTCGTGGGGCTGATCGCCGGGCTCATCGCGGCCACGGGGCTGCTGATTCCCCTCGCCATCGTCCTCTACGGCGCCTGGCGGGTCTGGAACTTCTTCCGCCGCCGCGAGGCCGAGCGCGACGCCATCTACCGCGAGAACATCCGCCGCGCACGCGCGAGCGCGCCCGACGAACCCGCGCACCTTCCCTGA
- the nagB gene encoding glucosamine-6-phosphate deaminase — protein MAQSRERVPVRILEHDQIASTLASRIAQVIRAKNAEGRPAVLGLATGSTPIGIYRELIRMHRDEGLDFSNVVSFNLDEYYPMEPDSIHSYHRYMWENLFEHINIPRENVNIPRGALPRDQVEEHCRAYEEAIAALGGIDFQLLGIGKTGHIGFNEPGSGVESRTRLIALDTVTRRDAAADFFGEDNVPTEAITMGVASILEAREIALIATGEHKAIIIQRAVEGEPDPDIAATYLQNHRNATFYLDPAAAAELTRVKTPWVVGEVRWDRELEIRAVIWLSQATGKSILKLDNDDYREHHLSSLLARYRTAGPLNGEVFNALISKVRGKSKLPQGKRIIVFSPHPDDDVISMGGILNKLHHNENEIVVAYQTSGNIAVFDHEVRRYMDFLRRFGRDFELGDGAVENLTARIEDFLDSKHPGQVDIDEVLKIKQRIREAEAVSGIETFGMRREQACFLNLPFYQTGKVRKDAIGPRDVAITLKLLEEVQPELIFVAGDLSDPHGTHRMCLEAVERALEQYSGEAPEVWYYRGAWQEWPVSEADVLVPLSEDELRHKILAIFKHQSQKDRAPFPGQDDREFWQRVEERNTSTARMVDSLGLPEYYAMEAYVIRRNGKPVEIETISTSALGAPPSMRRAADRAPRPAHPPAGGQPAQAAQLDLGQATG, from the coding sequence ATGGCGCAGTCCCGCGAGCGCGTCCCCGTTCGCATTCTGGAACACGACCAGATCGCATCCACCCTCGCCAGCCGCATCGCCCAGGTCATCCGCGCGAAGAACGCCGAAGGCAGGCCCGCCGTCCTGGGGCTGGCCACGGGCAGCACGCCCATCGGCATCTACCGCGAGCTGATCCGCATGCACCGCGACGAGGGGCTCGACTTTTCAAACGTCGTCAGCTTCAACCTCGACGAGTACTACCCGATGGAGCCGGACAGCATTCACAGCTATCACCGGTACATGTGGGAAAACCTGTTCGAGCACATCAACATCCCGCGCGAAAACGTCAACATCCCCCGCGGCGCGCTCCCCCGCGACCAGGTCGAGGAGCACTGCCGTGCGTACGAAGAGGCCATCGCCGCGCTGGGCGGCATCGACTTCCAGCTGCTGGGCATCGGCAAGACGGGGCACATCGGCTTCAACGAGCCCGGGTCCGGCGTGGAGTCGCGCACCCGGCTGATCGCGCTGGACACCGTCACCCGCCGCGACGCCGCCGCCGACTTCTTCGGCGAAGACAACGTGCCCACCGAGGCCATCACAATGGGCGTGGCCTCCATCCTGGAGGCGCGCGAGATCGCCCTGATCGCCACGGGCGAGCACAAGGCCATCATCATCCAGCGCGCCGTGGAGGGCGAACCCGACCCCGACATCGCCGCCACGTACCTGCAGAACCACCGCAACGCCACCTTCTACCTGGACCCGGCCGCCGCGGCCGAGCTCACGCGCGTCAAGACGCCGTGGGTGGTGGGCGAGGTGCGGTGGGACCGCGAGCTGGAGATCCGCGCCGTCATCTGGCTGAGCCAGGCCACCGGCAAGAGCATCCTGAAGCTGGACAACGACGACTACCGCGAGCACCACCTGTCGTCGCTGCTGGCGCGCTACCGCACCGCCGGGCCGCTGAACGGCGAGGTGTTCAACGCGCTGATCTCCAAGGTGCGCGGCAAGAGCAAGCTGCCGCAGGGCAAGCGCATCATCGTCTTCAGCCCGCACCCCGACGACGACGTCATCTCCATGGGCGGCATTCTCAACAAGCTGCACCACAACGAGAACGAGATCGTCGTCGCCTACCAGACCTCGGGGAACATCGCCGTCTTCGACCACGAGGTGCGGCGCTACATGGATTTCCTGCGCCGCTTCGGCCGCGACTTCGAGCTGGGCGACGGCGCGGTCGAGAACCTCACCGCGCGCATCGAGGACTTCCTGGACAGCAAGCACCCCGGGCAGGTGGACATCGACGAGGTGCTCAAGATCAAGCAGCGCATCCGCGAGGCCGAGGCGGTGTCGGGGATCGAGACCTTCGGCATGCGCCGCGAGCAGGCCTGCTTCCTGAACCTGCCCTTCTACCAGACGGGCAAGGTGCGCAAGGACGCCATTGGGCCGCGCGACGTGGCGATCACGCTCAAGCTGCTGGAAGAGGTGCAGCCGGAGCTGATCTTCGTGGCGGGCGACCTGTCGGACCCGCACGGCACCCACCGCATGTGCCTGGAGGCGGTGGAGCGCGCGCTGGAGCAGTACTCCGGCGAGGCGCCCGAGGTGTGGTACTACCGCGGGGCCTGGCAGGAGTGGCCCGTCAGCGAGGCCGACGTGCTGGTGCCGCTTTCGGAGGACGAGCTTCGCCACAAGATCCTGGCCATCTTCAAGCACCAGAGCCAGAAGGACCGTGCCCCCTTCCCCGGCCAGGACGACCGCGAGTTCTGGCAGCGCGTGGAGGAGCGCAACACCTCCACCGCGCGCATGGTCGACAGCCTGGGGCTCCCCGAGTACTACGCCATGGAGGCGTACGTCATCCGCAGGAACGGAAAGCCCGTGGAGATCGAGACCATCTCCACGAGCGCCCTGGGCGCGCCGCCCTCCATGCGGCGCGCCGCCGACCGGGCGCCGCGCCCGGCTCATCCGCCGGCGGGCGGCCAGCCGGCGCAGGCGGCGCAGCTGGATCTCGGCCAGGCCACCGGCTGA
- a CDS encoding serine hydrolase domain-containing protein: MTIRLLTLAALAGAAACTPSPSVAPSPAPRMPAVTVLTPATPDAAGLERTLPATLDSLARRAIADTVAPAVAIAVGRHGRLVHQAGYGAVDWAPGSAAVTDSTLFDLASITKVVASTTAAMILEEQGLLDLDRTVASYLPELSDTAKAGITIRHLLTHRGGLEAFAPLYRQFRGREQYLEQINLRPLKSAPGTQTVYSDWDLILLQLVMERITGQPLDAFVRERVFAPLGMRETGFLPRVPRDRIAATERDSARGGLIWGEVHDPNAWAMGGVAGHAGLFGSVRDLAVFAQMLLNGGEYGGVRLLKPQTIARWTAPQGPGASRAIGWDTPAGQSSAGRFFSARSFGHTGYTGTSMWVDPERGLFVILLTTRVNPTSQNQKQTPLRRAVADAVQSAITDAPLVDWEARRATPAPAP, encoded by the coding sequence ATGACGATTCGCTTGTTGACTCTGGCCGCGCTGGCGGGCGCCGCCGCGTGCACGCCCAGCCCGAGCGTCGCCCCGTCACCCGCGCCGCGGATGCCCGCCGTGACGGTGCTGACCCCCGCCACGCCGGACGCCGCGGGGCTGGAGCGGACCCTTCCCGCCACGCTGGACTCGCTCGCACGCCGGGCGATCGCGGACACCGTGGCGCCGGCGGTCGCGATCGCCGTGGGCCGGCACGGGCGGCTGGTGCACCAGGCGGGATACGGCGCGGTGGACTGGGCGCCCGGGTCGGCGGCGGTGACGGACAGCACGCTCTTCGACCTGGCGTCCATCACCAAGGTGGTGGCCAGCACGACGGCGGCGATGATCCTGGAAGAGCAGGGGCTGCTGGACCTGGACCGTACGGTCGCCAGCTACCTGCCGGAACTCTCCGACACGGCCAAGGCGGGCATTACGATCCGCCACCTGCTGACGCACCGCGGCGGGCTTGAGGCGTTCGCGCCGCTGTACCGCCAGTTCCGCGGGCGCGAGCAGTACCTGGAGCAGATCAACCTGCGCCCGCTGAAGTCCGCGCCCGGTACGCAGACCGTGTACAGCGACTGGGACCTGATCCTCCTTCAGCTGGTGATGGAGCGCATCACCGGTCAGCCGCTGGACGCGTTCGTCCGCGAGCGCGTCTTCGCGCCGCTGGGGATGCGCGAGACGGGCTTTCTGCCGCGGGTGCCGCGCGACCGCATTGCCGCCACGGAGCGCGACAGCGCGCGCGGCGGGCTGATCTGGGGCGAGGTGCACGATCCCAACGCGTGGGCGATGGGGGGCGTGGCGGGGCACGCGGGATTGTTCGGGAGCGTGAGGGACCTGGCGGTGTTCGCGCAGATGCTGCTGAACGGCGGGGAGTACGGGGGGGTGCGCCTGCTGAAGCCGCAGACGATCGCCCGGTGGACGGCGCCGCAGGGCCCCGGCGCCAGCCGCGCGATCGGGTGGGACACGCCGGCGGGGCAGTCCAGCGCGGGACGGTTCTTTTCGGCGCGCAGCTTTGGGCACACGGGGTACACGGGAACGTCGATGTGGGTGGACCCCGAGCGCGGGCTGTTCGTGATCCTGCTGACCACGCGGGTGAACCCCACGAGCCAGAACCAGAAGCAGACGCCGCTGCGCCGCGCGGTGGCGGATGCGGTGCAGTCCGCCATCACCGACGCCCCGCTGGTGGACTGGGAGGCGCGCCGGGCGACGCCTGCGCCTGCGCCGTGA
- a CDS encoding endonuclease domain-containing protein has product MVWKQPRRISDPMKAGSRGHRKQPTEAEATLWAAVRRQQLDGIQIRRQYPIDRFILDFYCPSRKLCIELDGPIHERLAEYDQNRTECLALHGIRVIRFRNEEVLSNLDSVLQRIRGSLSLTE; this is encoded by the coding sequence ATGGTTTGGAAGCAGCCTCGACGAATTTCGGACCCGATGAAAGCCGGGTCTCGCGGGCATCGCAAGCAGCCGACGGAAGCCGAGGCGACGCTCTGGGCGGCCGTTCGCCGGCAGCAGCTCGACGGAATCCAGATCCGCCGTCAGTATCCGATCGACCGGTTCATCCTCGATTTCTACTGCCCCAGCCGAAAGCTGTGCATCGAACTGGATGGCCCAATTCACGAGCGTCTGGCGGAATACGATCAGAACCGCACAGAGTGCTTGGCGCTCCACGGCATCCGTGTGATCCGCTTCCGCAACGAGGAAGTGCTGAGCAATCTCGACTCGGTGTTGCAGCGGATCCGAGGCTCACTCTCCCTCACCGAGTAG